In one window of Balaenoptera musculus isolate JJ_BM4_2016_0621 chromosome 10, mBalMus1.pri.v3, whole genome shotgun sequence DNA:
- the CDPF1 gene encoding cysteine-rich DPF motif domain-containing protein 1 isoform X2 gives MACEAECRPLGVFECQLCALTAPYSYVGQQPPGTQSVVLLEESYVMRDPFTPNKDRFLILGSRCGLCGRLVCVGPECSLFYSKRFCLPCVRENIDAFPQEIQQDLEKRKVPSKRPASQPGSRT, from the exons ATGGCGTGTGAGGCGGAGTGCCGCCCCTTGGGTGTGTTTGAGTGCCAGCTCTGTGCCTTAACAGCTCCATATAGCTACGTGGGGCAGCAGCCCCCCGGCACCCAGTCTGTCGT CCTCCTGGAGGAGAGCTACGTCATGAGGGACCCCTTCACCCCCAACAAGGACAGATTCCTGATCCTCGGCTCGAGATGCGGCTTATGCGGCAGGCTGGTGTGCGTGGGCCCG GAATGCAGTTTATTCTACTCCAAGAGATTTTGCCTCCCCTGTGTCCGGGAGAACATTGATGCTTTCCCTCAGGAAATTCAGCAAGACTTGGAGAAAAGGAAAGTCCCATCCAAGAGGCCTGCCAGCCAGCCTGGTTCTCGAACGTGA
- the CDPF1 gene encoding cysteine-rich DPF motif domain-containing protein 1 isoform X1, giving the protein MACEAECRPLGVFECQLCALTAPYSYVGQQPPGTQSVVLLEESYVMRDPFTPNKDRFLILGSRCGLCGRLVCVGPECSLFYSKRFCLPCVRENIDAFPQEIQQDLEKRKVPSKRPASQPGSRTRGARSP; this is encoded by the exons ATGGCGTGTGAGGCGGAGTGCCGCCCCTTGGGTGTGTTTGAGTGCCAGCTCTGTGCCTTAACAGCTCCATATAGCTACGTGGGGCAGCAGCCCCCCGGCACCCAGTCTGTCGT CCTCCTGGAGGAGAGCTACGTCATGAGGGACCCCTTCACCCCCAACAAGGACAGATTCCTGATCCTCGGCTCGAGATGCGGCTTATGCGGCAGGCTGGTGTGCGTGGGCCCG GAATGCAGTTTATTCTACTCCAAGAGATTTTGCCTCCCCTGTGTCCGGGAGAACATTGATGCTTTCCCTCAGGAAATTCAGCAAGACTTGGAGAAAAGGAAAGTCCCATCCAAGAGGCCTGCCAGCCAGCCTGGTTCTCGAAC